The segment GCTGCTAGCATCGGGCGCATGCATATCCCGTCCTGGCTCCTGCGTTTTCCTGTTGGTCTTTTTGCCATCCCCGTGGGCCTGCTGGCGCTCGGCGGCGCCTGGCGCCGTGCCACGCAATTCGGCTGGGCCTGGGCCCGGGGCGTCGGCGACCTGCTGGCCTGGTCCGCCCTGGCCGTCCTCGCTGTCCTGCTGCTGATCTATCTGGCCAAATGCCTGCGGCATCCGCAGACCATCGCCGCCGAGTTCACCCACCCGCTGGCCGGCTCGCTGATGGCGCTGGTGCCGCTGTCCATCCTGCTGTGCATCATCTATTTCGGCACACCCGGCCATGCCGGCTGGCTGCTCCTGCTGCTGGCCACGCTGGTGGTGCAGGGCGTGATTGCCATCCGCATCGTGGCCATCATCACCAACGCCTCCTTGCCCGCCGGTGCGGTCACCCCGGCACTCTATGTGCCACCGGTCGCCGGCGGTTATGTGGGCGGCATGGCCCTGCAGGTGCTGGGCTACCCCGGCTGGGCCGCCCTGCTCCTGGGCATGGGCCTGGTCAGCTGGGCGCTGCTGGAGATCCGCGTGCTCAACCGCCTGTTCGAAGGCGCCATGCCCGAGGCGCTGCGCCCCACCATCGGTCTGGAGCTGGCGCCTGCCACGGTGGGCACGCTGACAGTAGCCACGCTGTGGCCGCAGCTGCCGGGTGAACTGCTCATCATCGGCCTGGGCATCGCGGCCGGGCCGCTGGTGGCGGTCATGGCGCGCTACAAGTGGTGGGGGCACCTGCCCTTCGCCATCGGTTTCTGGTCCTTTTCCTTCCCGGTGGCGGCTTTTGCCGCCGTCCTGATCGAGGTGGTCTACCGTGGCGCCTGGCCGCCGGCCGTCGCCGCCGTCGGCCTGGCCCTGGCCTCGGTGGTGATCGCCTTGCTCGCACTGTCCACGCTGCGCCTGCTGGCCCAGGGCCGGCTGATCCCCACCGCACCGGCACCGGCGGCGCCGAGGCCATGAACTTCTGGCCTTCCTGCGGTTACGACCGCCTGCAGCGCAATGCGCAGGGCTGGCTGGCCATCACGCCGGATTACCCGCGCCTTTTCCTCGACCGGCCCGAGCTGGCCCTGGTGCCCGAGTCCTGCAAGGCCGAGCGCAAGCTGCATACGGCCCTGCAAGACGATCCGCTACAGTCCGTCGCGCCGGAAACACTGTCGCGCTTCAAGGATGCCGATGCGCGTGACAACTACCAGCTCTTCCTGAACTTCCGCGACGCCCTGCTGGCCGCCGGCACGCTGGAGGCCTACTACCTGCAGTTGCTGCGCAGCGGCCGCATCACCATCCCGCCGCTGTTCATCGACCTCATGGTGCAGGCCATGCTGCGCGGCCTGCTGGCGGACAACGAAGACGCACAGCAGCTGCGCGCGGCCGAACTGCTGTTTCGCCCGCAGCGCCTGACCGTGCAGGAAGGCCAGGTGCTGGCAGCCGACCAGGCCGTGGTGGACCTGTACAGCGAGAACGCCGGCCTGGGCGAGATCGGCCGCCTGCTGATGGAAAACAAGTCCCGGCTGCGCGAGGCCGAGCTGGCGGTGCTCGACGCATCCAACGCCGCGCGTTACTGGGAACGCAGCGAGCGCTACCACTACCTGCTGGACCTCACGCACGAGGTTCAGCAGGAGCTGAGCCATGGCCTGACCCTGCGCATGACCCGTGCGCGCAGTGGCCTGAAGGCGCTGGCGCGGGTGCTGGAGCTCTGGGTGCAGCACCTGCTGGGTGTGGAAGTGACGATCGAGCCGCTGGCACGTGTGGACGACGCGGCCTGGCGCTGGCATATCGGACTGGATACCGAGGCCACGGCCATCCTCAACGATCTGTACGAAGAGCAGGCCGTGGAGCCCGAGCGCATGCAGCGCCTGGTCAGCCTGTTCCGTCTGAGTTTTGCCGACCCGGCCCAGATGCAGGCCGAACTGGCGGGCAAACCGGTCTACCTGGGCCTGGCCATGAACGCGCAAGGCCTGCTACGCCTGAAGCCGCAGAACCTGTTGCTCAACCTGCCGCTGGCCGCGCAGCAATAAACGCTACATATTGCGTCGGTACTGGCCGCCGACCTCGAACAACGCGGTCGTGATCTGGCCCAGGGAGCAGACACGCACGGCGTCCATCAGCACCTCGAACACGTTCCTGTTTTCGATCACGGCCTGCTGCAGGCGCTGCAACTGCGCCGGCGCCGCGGCTGCATGGCGCGCGTGGAAATCGGCCAGGCGCTGGAGCTGGCTCTGTTTTTCCTCTTCGGTCGAGCGCGCCAGTTCCAGCTTCTCCATCACGGTGTCGCCGTGCGGGTTGCGGAAGGTGTTGACGCCGATGATGGGCAGCTCGCCGGTGTGCTTGAGCATCTCGTAGGTCATGCTCTCGTCCTGGATCTTGCCGCGCTGGTAACCCGTCTCCATGGCGCCCAGCACACCACCGCGCTCGCTGATGCGCTCGAACTCGGCCAGCACGGCCTCCTCCACCAGCTCGGTCAGCTCCTCGATGATGAAGGCGCCCTGGCTGGGGTTCTCGTTCTTGGCCAGCCCCCACTCGCGGTTGATGATGAGCTGGATGGCCATGGCACGGCGCACGGAATCTTCGGTGGGCGTGGTGATGGCCTCGTCGAAGGCGTTGGTGTGCAGGCTGTTGCAGTTGTCGTAGATGGCGATCAGCGCCTGCAGCGTGGTACGGATGTCGTTGAACTGGATCTCCTGCGCGTGCAGGCTGCGGCCGCTGGTCTGGATGTGGTACTTCAACTTCTGCGAGCGTTCATTCGCACCGTACTTCTCCTTCATGGCCACGGCCCAGATGCGACGCGCGACACGGCCCATCACGGTGTACTCGGGGTCCATGCCGTTGGAGAAGAAGAAGGACAGGTTAGGCGCGAAGTCGTCGATGTGCATGCCGCGCGCGAGGTACGCCTCCACCAGCGTGAGGCCGTTGGACAGGGTGAAGGCCAGCTGGCTGATGGGGTTGGCGCCGGCTTCGGCGATGTGGTAACCGCTGATGGACACCGAGTAGAAGTTGCGCACGCCGTGGTGCACGAAAAACTCGGCGATGTCGCCCATCACCTTCAATGAAAACTCGGTCGAGAAGATGCAGGTGTTCTGGCCCTGGTCTTCCTTGAGGATGTCGGCCTGCACCGTGCCGCGCACGTTCTCCAGCACCCACTCACGGATCTTTTCCGACTCGGTGTCGGTGGGCGCGCGACCGTTGTCGGTCCTGAATTTTTCCAGGTACTGGTCGATGGCCGTGTTCATGAACATGGCCAGGATGGTGGGCGCCGGGCCGTTGATGGTCATGCTGACCGAGGTGGCCGGGTCGCAGAGGTCGAAGCCCTCGTAGAGCACCTTCATGTCGTCCAGGGTGGCGATGCTCACGCCCGAGTTGCCGACCTTGCCGTAGATATCGGGGCGCGGGTCGGGGTCGTTGCCGTAAAGCGTGACCGAGTCGAAGGCGGTGGACAGGCGCTTGGCCGGCATGCCCGAGCTGAGCAACTTGAAGCGCTTGTTGGTGCGGAAGGGATCACCCTCGCCCGCAAACATGCGCGTGGGGTCCTCGTTTTCGCGCTTGAAGGCAAAGGTGCCGGCGGTGTAGGGATAACTGCCGGGCACGTTGTCCAGCATCAGCCATTTGAGGATCTCGCCGTGGTCCTCGTATGGCGGCAGCGCCACCTTGCGGATGGTGGTGCCCGAGAGCGATTTGGTGGTCAGCGCGGTGCGGATCTCCTTGTCGCGGATCTTCACCACGTACTCGTCGCCGGCATAAGCCTGTTGCATGGCCGGCCACTGGGCCAGCAAGCGGCTGGCGTCGTCGTCCATCTGCAGCTCGCGCGACTGCGCCAGATCGATCGCCGCCTCGGCGGCCTTGGCGCGGTCGGGCTTGTCCTGCTTGAGCATCGCCGCGGCGGCCTTGAGCTGCTGAACTTCGCGCGCCAGCCGGGCCTGCGCCCGCGCCCGGCGCTTGTAGCCGCGCACGGTGTCGGAAATTTCGGCCAGGTAACGCGTGCGGGCACCAGGCACGATGGGGCTCTGGTTGCTGCTGTGACGCACGGCCACGGCGGGCAGGCGCCCGGTCTCGAGTTTCAGGCCCAGCACGCCCAGCCGCACCTTGAGTGCCTGGTAGAGCGCGGTCACGCCGTCGTCGTTGAAGCGCGCAGCCATGGTGCCGAAAACCGGCATCTGCTCGGGCGGCATACTCCAGGCCTCGCGGTTGCGCTGCACCTGCTTGGCCACGTCGCGCAGCGCGTCGGGCGCGCCCTTGCGGTCGAACTTGTTGATGGCCACGAACTCGGCGAAATCCAGCATGTCGATCTTTTCGAGCTGGCTGGCGGCGCCGAACTCGGGTGTCATCACGTAGAGTGGCACGTCCACATGCGGCACGATGGCGGCGTCGCCCTGGCCTATGCCCGAGGTCTCGACCACGATGAGGTCGAAGCCGGCACACTTGCAGGCGGCCACCACGTCGGGCAGGGCGGCGCTGATCTCGCTGCCCGCATCGCGTGTGGCGAGGGAGCGCATGAAAACCCTGGCACCCTGAGCCCAAGGGGAAATCGCGTTCATGCGGATGCGGTCGCCCAGCAGGGCGCCGCCGCTCTTGCGGCGCGAAGGGTCGATGCTGATCACGGCCACGCGCAGCACGTCGCCCTGGTCCAGGCGCAGGCGGCGGATCAGCTCATCGGTGAGCGAGCTCTTGCCAGCCCCGCCGGTGCCGGTGATGCCCAGCACAGGAACCTTCTTGGCTGCTGCTTGCTCGCGCAAGTGCGTGACCAGCCCCGCATCGGCACTGCCATTCTCGAGTGCGGTCATGAGCTGGGCCAGGGCGCGCCAGGCCGCTTCACCATGGCCCTGGAGGGTTTCGATTTTTTTCGGCGCCAGGGCGCTGATGTCCCGGTCACAGCGCATGACCATTTCGCCGATCATGCCGGCCAGGCCCATGCGCTGGCCGTCCTCCGGGCTGTAGATGCGCGTCACGCCGTAGGCCTGCAGCTCGCGGATCTCGCTGGGCACGATGACCCCGCCGCCGCCTCCGAAAACCTGGATGTGCGCGCCGCCGCGCGCCTTGAGCAGGTCCATCATGTACTTGAAGTACTCGACGTGGCCGCCCTGGTAGGAGCTGATCGCGATGCCCTGCACGTCTTCCTGCAGCGCGGCGGTGACGACCTCGTCCACGCTGCGGTTGTGCCCCAGGTGAATGACCTCGGCGCCCATGCCCTGCAGGATGCGCCGCATGATGTTGATGGCCGCGTCGTGCCCGTCGAACAGGCTGGCCGCGGTGACAAAACGCACCTTGTGGGTCGGACGGTAATTCGCGAGGGCCTTGAAGTCGGCGGACAGGTCGGTCATGGTGAGCCCACGTTGACGTTTACGTAAACGTCAATCTTAACGGTTCCCGGCCTCGCGGCCAAGAAAAAGGGGCGCAAATGCGCCCCTTGATCCTTCCGCGGAAATCAGTGCTGATTACTTGTACAGCACCTGCGGCAGCCACATGCCGATGCCGGGGAAGTTGTACAGGATGATGATGGCAATCACCTGGATGCCCATGAAGGGCAGCATGCCGGCAAAGATCTGGTTCAGCGTCACGTGCGGCGGGCTCACACCCTTCAGGTAGAAGGCCGCCATGGCCACCGGCGGGCTCAGGAAGGCGGTCTGCAGATTCAGCGCCACGAGCAAGCCGAAGAACAGCGGATCGACCCCGAAGTTGTCCAGCAGCGGGATGAAGATGGGCATGAAGATCACGATGATCTCGGTCCACTCCAGCGGCCAGCCCAGGATGAAGATGATGACCTGGCTGAGCACCAGGAACTGGGTCTTGGTGAGGTTCATGGACATGACCCAGTTCTCCACCAGCTCCTGGCCGCCCAGCAGGGCGAAGGCGGCAGAGAAGATGGCCGAGCCGACAAAGAGCCAGCACACCATGGCCGAGGTCTTGGCCGTGAGGAACACGCTTTCCTTGACCACCTCCAGCGTCAGTTGCCTGTAGGCCGCAGCCAGCAGGAAACCGCCCAGGGCGCCGACGGCGGCCGCTTCGGTCGGCGTGGCCAGGCCCATGACGATGGAACCCAGCACGGCAAGGATCAGCACCAGCAGCGGGAAGAAGCTGGTCAGCAGCATCTTGAACACTTCCAGCCGCGTGAAGCTCAGCAGGCCGTAATAGATCGCCATGGCCAGGGCGCCCACGCCCAGACCGATCCAGAAACCGGCGGGAGCCGGCTTGCTGGTCGCGGCCGGCTCGGCGCTGGCAGCAGCCACCGGCTCGGCCGCCGGTGCGGCCACCGCTTCGGCCGCAGCGGGTGCGGCGCTGGCGCTGTCTTCTTCCTCGGTCCCCGGAGGCACGGCAAGCCCGCCCTCCTCGTCATCGGCGGCCTCTTCGGCATTGCCTTCACCCATGCTTTGCAGCGTGGAGGTTTCTTCCAGCGGCGGCACGCTGGTGACACCGGCGTAGCTCCACAGGGCCACGAACAGGAAAAGGACCAGGGGCGCCAGCACGACAGCCAGCTGCTTGAGGATGTAGCTGGTCGGCACGTCGGCATTGTTCCGGCCCTTGAGGGCCTTGAGCAGCGCCGGCAGGGCGCGCGCGGAGTGTGCGGGGGCGATCTTCTCCATCAGCGGCGGCAGCGGGATGTAGCGCTCCTTCTCCGACAGCGGGGGCGCCATATGGGGCTTGAGCTTGGCCACGATGATCACGTACAGGATGTACAGACCGGCCAGCATGAGCCCGGGGAAGAAGGCGCCGGCATACAGCTGCACCACGGAGACACCGGCGGTGGCGCCATAGACGATCAGCATGACCGAGGGCGGGATCAGGATGCCCAGGCAGCCGCCGGCCGTGATGGCCCCGGCCGACAGCTTGACGTCATAACCGGCGCGCAGCATCTGCGGCAGGGCCAGCAGGCCCATCAGCGTGACCACGGCACCGACGATGCCGGTGGCCGTGGCGAACACGGCACAGGTCACCAGGGTGGCCACGGCCAGGGCGCCGGGCAGGCGCGCCAGGGCCAGGTGCAGGCTGCGGAACAGCTTTTCGATCAGGTTGGCGCGCTCGACCAGGTAGCCCATGAAGACGAACAGCGGGATCGAAATCAGCACGTCGTTGCTCATGACCTTGAAGGCCGCGGACACCATCAGGTCCAGCGTCTTGGTCGTGTTTTCCTCGTAGGCGATCCAGGTGAAGATCATGCCCATGCCCATCAGCGTGAACGCCGTGGGGAAACCCAGCATGATGGCCACGACCACCAGCGAAAGCATCAGCAGGCCGATGTGGCCGTTGGTGATCTTCTCGGCGCCCAGCAGCATGCCGATGGCAGCCAGGATGATCAGCCCCATGAGGCTGAAGCCGAACCAGAGTTCTTTGCGGATCTTCATTTGTGGGCGCCTTCCTTCACGACGTACTTGTCCAGCGCCTGGATGTCTTCGTCTTTCACGTGGACCATTTCCTTGAGTTTCTCGACGTCGACTTCCTCCACGTCCTGCTCGCGCGCCGGCCACTCGCCGTCACGGATGCACAGGATGCAGCGGATGATCTCGACGATGCCCTGCAGCAGCAGGATGCCGCCCGAGAGCGGGATGATGAACTTGAAGGGGTACATCGGCAGCGGCTCGGCCGAGAAGGTCTGCTCGCGTATCACCAGGGATTCGTTGAAGTAGGTCCAGCCGGCCCAGGTCAGTGCCGTGATGCCCGGCAGGAAAAACACAAAGTAGAGGATCAGGTCCAGGGTGGCCTGCGTGCGCGGCCGGAAGAAGCCGTAGAGCACGTCGCCGCGCACATGGCCGTTCTTGGACAGGGTGTAGGCGCCCGCGGTCATGAACAGGGTGCCGTACATCATGATCTGGAAGTCCAGCATCCAGGCATGGGGCTGGTTCAGCACGTAGCGGGAGAACACTTCCCAGCTGATCATGAGGGTGAGGATGAGGGCGGTCCAGGCGAAGATCTTGCCTATCCAGGTGGACAGGCGATCGACCGCGAGCAGGAAGTTCTGCATAGGGATTCCAGCAGTCAGAGTTGTTAGTCAGAATGAATTGAGGGCGCCATGGCTTGCACCACAGCGCCCTCGCAGGGCGGTCTCGGATTTTAACCGCTCAGATCATCAGGCCTTCTTGGCCGGCTTCTTGCCGAAGTAGTGGTTGGAGGCCATCTTGAAGTCCACCGTGTAGTCGTTCTGCCACTGGGTGGCACGCTCGGCGTAGGCACGCTGCGAATCCAGCACCTTCTTGAACAATGCGTTCTCGCCGCCCTTCTTGGCCATGATCTTGTCCCAGGACGCCAGCTGCGCCTGCAGCACGGCGTTCGGGGTCTTGTAGAACTTGATGCCGGACTTCTTGAGCTCGATGTAGTCCTTCGAGTTGCGCTCGATGGCCTTCCAGCTCATGTCGGCGCTGGCGGCCTGCACGGCGTAGTCGATGATGGACTTGAGTTCGGCCGGCAGGGCGTTGAGCTTGCCCTTGTTGAACAGGATTTCGAACTGTTCGCCGGACTGGTGGAAGCTCTGCAGCATGCAGTTCTTCACCACGTCGGGGAAGCCCAGCAGGCGGTCGGAGGAAGCGTTGTTGAACTCGGCGCCGTCAATCAGGCCGCGGTCCAGGGCCGGCACGATCTCGCCGCCGGGCAGCGGGTTCACGGCAGCGCCCATGTCGGTGTACATGTCAACGGCCAGGCCCACGGTGCGGAACTTGGTGCCCTTGACGTCGGCGACCTTGGTGATCGGCTTCTTGAACCAGCCGAAGGGCTGGGTGGGCATGGGGCCGTAGAGGTAGGAGACGACGTCCATGTTGATGGACTTGTAGATCTCTTCCAGCAGGGCCTTGCCGCCGCCGTAGTTGTGCCAGGCCAGCAGCATGTTGGGGTCCATGCCGAAGGACGGGCCGGAGCCCCACAGGGCCAGGGCCGAGTTCTTGCCGTAGTGGTAGGCCACCACGCCATGGCCGCCGTCCAGCGTGCCCTTGTTCACGGCCTCGAGCAGCTGGAAGGCCGGCACGACGGAGCCTGCGGGCAGCACTTCGATCTTGAGCTTGCCGCTGGCCATGTCGTTGACCTTCTTGGCGAAGTCGCTGGCGTACTCGTGGAAGATGTCCTTGGACGGCCAGGTGCTCTGGAAGCGCAGGCTCGTGGTGGTCTGCGCAGTGGCAACCATGGGGGCAGCCATGGCGCCGGCGGCAACGGCAACGCCCTTGAGCAGGCTGCGACGGTTCGGGGATTTGTTATCGGTCACGGTGATCTCCTAGTGGGGGACAGAACAATCAGTTTACTTACTGTCCGGCCGGATTCTCCTCCCGTACGCCGCGGAATCCACCTAGGGGTTTTCACCAGTATCTCGCGCGCTTGGTGAGAAACTGTTTTCACCAATCGATACCCATTCCAGTCACGGCCCTGCTACAACGCTGCTGTGTTCACACACAACAAAAGCAATTCAAAAGAGGAGACTTCCATGGATCGACGTCATTTTTTCCAGAACACGGCCCTGGTCACCACCGGTGCGCTGGCCGGTTGCGCCTTGCCCGGCGTGGCCCAGAACAAGGCCAGGACCCCGTTCGAGGTGAGCGACACCTACATCCCCATCGTCGGCAGCGATGAGATGTTCCCGGTGCGCCGCATCTATTGCATCGGCCGCAACTACAGAGCCCATGCGATTGAGATGGGTTCCAACCCGGACCGCGAACCGCCCTTCTTCTTCCAGAAACCGACCGACGCCATCCAGTACGTGGCCGCCGGCACCGTGGCCGACCACCCCTATCCCTCGCTGACCAAGAACTACCACTACGAGGCCGAACTGGTGGCCTGCCTGGGCAAGGGCGGGCGCAACATCCCCGTCGAGAAGGCGCTGGATCTGGTCTACGGCTACACCCTGGGCCTGGACATGGCACGCCGCGATCTGCAGCGCGCCATGGGCGACCAGAAAAAGCCCTGGGAGATCGGCAAGAGCTTCGACAAATCTGCGCCCATCGGCCCGGTGCACAAGCTCGGCCGGGTCGAGCATTTCACCAAGGGCAACATCTGGCTCAAGGTCAACGGTCAGACCAAGCAGAACGCGAATCTGAACCAGATGATCTGGAACGTGGCCGAGCAGATCAGCAAGCTGTCCGAAGCCAACGAACTCTTCCCCGGCGACATCATTTATTCGGGCACACCGGAGAACGTGGGCCCGGTGGTGCGTGGCGACGTGATCGAGATGCACATCGATGGCCTGCCCAACCTGAGCGTCAAGATCGTCTGAGTCCAGACGGCCATCGGACAGCGGGGCTTGCGTCAGGGGTCGTGACGCAAGCCCCGCTTTTTTGCGTATCCTTGAGGCTACCCTGCGCTTCTGCACCGGATGTTGCCCGCACCATGAACCCGATCCAGCTCTTCGACCCGGCCTCCAGCACCTACACCTACCTGCTCTTCGACGCAGACAGTCGGGAGGCGCTCATCATCGACCCGGTGGATGAGCAGCTCGAGCGCGACCTGGGCGTGCTGCGCGAATACGGCCTCAAGCTCATGCTGGTGGTGGAAACCCATGCCCATGCTGACCACGTCACCAGCGCCAGCCTGCTGGTGGAACACACCGGCGCCAGGACGGCCGCCCCCGAGGCCTGTGGCATCCGCACGGCGGCCCTCCAGCTGCAGGACGGCGCCGAGCTCCGATTCGGCCGCCACCATATCCGCGCGCTCCACACCCCTGGGCACACCGCCGGCAGCATGAGTTTTGTCTGGGCGTCCGAAGGCCAGCACCACGTCTTCACCGGCGACACCCTGCTCATCAATGGTTGCGGTCGCACCGACTTCCAGTCGGGCAGTTCCGAGGCGCTCTACCGCAGCCTGACCCAGGTGCTGTTCACCTTGCCCGATGACACCGTGGTCTGGCCAGGCCACGACTACCAGGGCCGCAGCCACTCGACCATAGGCGCCGAGAAGGCGGGCAATGCGCGGGTCGCAGGCAAGTCGCTGGCCGAGTTCATGGCCATCATGGACAACCTGCATCTGCCCAGACCCAGGCGCATCGACGAGGCCGTACCGGCCAACCTGCAATCCGGCCTGCGCCACGATGCCGATGGCGCGGCGCTCATGGCTGTGCGCCCAGCCGAGGGCTACGCGGGCAACGTCACGCCGCAGCTGGCCTGGTCATGGGTGCAGTCCGGCGAGGCCGTGCTGGTCGATGTGCGAAGCGATGCCGAGCGCGAATGGGTGGGCTTCGTGCCGGACAGCGTGGGCCTGGCCTGGAAGCAGTGGCCGGGCATGGTGCCGAATCCGAATTTTGATGCCGCCGTGCGCGCGGCCGTGCCGCCGGGCAAGAAGGCAGTCATGCTGTGCCGCAGCGGGGTACGGTCGATTGCCGCTGCGCGTCGCGCCACAGAACTCGGCATCGAGGCCTACAACATCCTTGAAGGTTTCGAGGGTGATCCGGACGCGCAGGCGCATCGCGGCCGCAAGGGTGGCTGGCGTTACCACGGCCTGCCCTGGCGACAGGGCTGAGCAAGCCCTCTCCTTTATGATGCCGGCTGTCGCCAACCGAGCCTAAATCATGTCTTTTCTCGCCATCGACGTTGGCAACACCCGCCTCAAGTGGGCCCTGTACGACGCGCCGCAGCCCGGCGCGCGGGTCTTGGCCCAGGGCGCCGAATTCCTGGACCACATCGACCGCCTGGCCGAAACCGCCTGGGCCGGTTTGCCCGCGCCGAGCTGCATGCTGGGTTGCGTGGTGGCCAGTGATGCCGTCAAGCATCGCGTCGAGGCGCAGATGGAACACTGGGACGTCTCGCCACACTGGGTCATCGCCAGCAGCCACGAAGCCGGCCTGAGCAATGGCTACGACCACCCGGCCCGCCTGGGTCCGGACCGCTGGGTGGCCATGATCGGCGCCTGGCACAGCATGCTGGCCATGGGCCCGCCTCG is part of the Rhodoferax sp. BAB1 genome and harbors:
- a CDS encoding DUF6352 family protein; the encoded protein is MNFWPSCGYDRLQRNAQGWLAITPDYPRLFLDRPELALVPESCKAERKLHTALQDDPLQSVAPETLSRFKDADARDNYQLFLNFRDALLAAGTLEAYYLQLLRSGRITIPPLFIDLMVQAMLRGLLADNEDAQQLRAAELLFRPQRLTVQEGQVLAADQAVVDLYSENAGLGEIGRLLMENKSRLREAELAVLDASNAARYWERSERYHYLLDLTHEVQQELSHGLTLRMTRARSGLKALARVLELWVQHLLGVEVTIEPLARVDDAAWRWHIGLDTEATAILNDLYEEQAVEPERMQRLVSLFRLSFADPAQMQAELAGKPVYLGLAMNAQGLLRLKPQNLLLNLPLAAQQ
- the icmF gene encoding fused isobutyryl-CoA mutase/GTPase IcmF, producing MTDLSADFKALANYRPTHKVRFVTAASLFDGHDAAINIMRRILQGMGAEVIHLGHNRSVDEVVTAALQEDVQGIAISSYQGGHVEYFKYMMDLLKARGGAHIQVFGGGGGVIVPSEIRELQAYGVTRIYSPEDGQRMGLAGMIGEMVMRCDRDISALAPKKIETLQGHGEAAWRALAQLMTALENGSADAGLVTHLREQAAAKKVPVLGITGTGGAGKSSLTDELIRRLRLDQGDVLRVAVISIDPSRRKSGGALLGDRIRMNAISPWAQGARVFMRSLATRDAGSEISAALPDVVAACKCAGFDLIVVETSGIGQGDAAIVPHVDVPLYVMTPEFGAASQLEKIDMLDFAEFVAINKFDRKGAPDALRDVAKQVQRNREAWSMPPEQMPVFGTMAARFNDDGVTALYQALKVRLGVLGLKLETGRLPAVAVRHSSNQSPIVPGARTRYLAEISDTVRGYKRRARAQARLAREVQQLKAAAAMLKQDKPDRAKAAEAAIDLAQSRELQMDDDASRLLAQWPAMQQAYAGDEYVVKIRDKEIRTALTTKSLSGTTIRKVALPPYEDHGEILKWLMLDNVPGSYPYTAGTFAFKRENEDPTRMFAGEGDPFRTNKRFKLLSSGMPAKRLSTAFDSVTLYGNDPDPRPDIYGKVGNSGVSIATLDDMKVLYEGFDLCDPATSVSMTINGPAPTILAMFMNTAIDQYLEKFRTDNGRAPTDTESEKIREWVLENVRGTVQADILKEDQGQNTCIFSTEFSLKVMGDIAEFFVHHGVRNFYSVSISGYHIAEAGANPISQLAFTLSNGLTLVEAYLARGMHIDDFAPNLSFFFSNGMDPEYTVMGRVARRIWAVAMKEKYGANERSQKLKYHIQTSGRSLHAQEIQFNDIRTTLQALIAIYDNCNSLHTNAFDEAITTPTEDSVRRAMAIQLIINREWGLAKNENPSQGAFIIEELTELVEEAVLAEFERISERGGVLGAMETGYQRGKIQDESMTYEMLKHTGELPIIGVNTFRNPHGDTVMEKLELARSTEEEKQSQLQRLADFHARHAAAAPAQLQRLQQAVIENRNVFEVLMDAVRVCSLGQITTALFEVGGQYRRNM
- a CDS encoding TRAP transporter large permease subunit, which codes for MKIRKELWFGFSLMGLIILAAIGMLLGAEKITNGHIGLLMLSLVVVAIMLGFPTAFTLMGMGMIFTWIAYEENTTKTLDLMVSAAFKVMSNDVLISIPLFVFMGYLVERANLIEKLFRSLHLALARLPGALAVATLVTCAVFATATGIVGAVVTLMGLLALPQMLRAGYDVKLSAGAITAGGCLGILIPPSVMLIVYGATAGVSVVQLYAGAFFPGLMLAGLYILYVIIVAKLKPHMAPPLSEKERYIPLPPLMEKIAPAHSARALPALLKALKGRNNADVPTSYILKQLAVVLAPLVLFLFVALWSYAGVTSVPPLEETSTLQSMGEGNAEEAADDEEGGLAVPPGTEEEDSASAAPAAAEAVAAPAAEPVAAASAEPAATSKPAPAGFWIGLGVGALAMAIYYGLLSFTRLEVFKMLLTSFFPLLVLILAVLGSIVMGLATPTEAAAVGALGGFLLAAAYRQLTLEVVKESVFLTAKTSAMVCWLFVGSAIFSAAFALLGGQELVENWVMSMNLTKTQFLVLSQVIIFILGWPLEWTEIIVIFMPIFIPLLDNFGVDPLFFGLLVALNLQTAFLSPPVAMAAFYLKGVSPPHVTLNQIFAGMLPFMGIQVIAIIILYNFPGIGMWLPQVLYK
- a CDS encoding TRAP transporter small permease subunit encodes the protein MQNFLLAVDRLSTWIGKIFAWTALILTLMISWEVFSRYVLNQPHAWMLDFQIMMYGTLFMTAGAYTLSKNGHVRGDVLYGFFRPRTQATLDLILYFVFFLPGITALTWAGWTYFNESLVIREQTFSAEPLPMYPFKFIIPLSGGILLLQGIVEIIRCILCIRDGEWPAREQDVEEVDVEKLKEMVHVKDEDIQALDKYVVKEGAHK
- a CDS encoding TRAP transporter substrate-binding protein, whose product is MTDNKSPNRRSLLKGVAVAAGAMAAPMVATAQTTTSLRFQSTWPSKDIFHEYASDFAKKVNDMASGKLKIEVLPAGSVVPAFQLLEAVNKGTLDGGHGVVAYHYGKNSALALWGSGPSFGMDPNMLLAWHNYGGGKALLEEIYKSINMDVVSYLYGPMPTQPFGWFKKPITKVADVKGTKFRTVGLAVDMYTDMGAAVNPLPGGEIVPALDRGLIDGAEFNNASSDRLLGFPDVVKNCMLQSFHQSGEQFEILFNKGKLNALPAELKSIIDYAVQAASADMSWKAIERNSKDYIELKKSGIKFYKTPNAVLQAQLASWDKIMAKKGGENALFKKVLDSQRAYAERATQWQNDYTVDFKMASNHYFGKKPAKKA
- a CDS encoding fumarylacetoacetate hydrolase family protein, yielding MDRRHFFQNTALVTTGALAGCALPGVAQNKARTPFEVSDTYIPIVGSDEMFPVRRIYCIGRNYRAHAIEMGSNPDREPPFFFQKPTDAIQYVAAGTVADHPYPSLTKNYHYEAELVACLGKGGRNIPVEKALDLVYGYTLGLDMARRDLQRAMGDQKKPWEIGKSFDKSAPIGPVHKLGRVEHFTKGNIWLKVNGQTKQNANLNQMIWNVAEQISKLSEANELFPGDIIYSGTPENVGPVVRGDVIEMHIDGLPNLSVKIV
- a CDS encoding rhodanese-like domain-containing protein, with amino-acid sequence MAVRPAEGYAGNVTPQLAWSWVQSGEAVLVDVRSDAEREWVGFVPDSVGLAWKQWPGMVPNPNFDAAVRAAVPPGKKAVMLCRSGVRSIAAARRATELGIEAYNILEGFEGDPDAQAHRGRKGGWRYHGLPWRQG